In Ahaetulla prasina isolate Xishuangbanna chromosome 6, ASM2864084v1, whole genome shotgun sequence, a single window of DNA contains:
- the SKIL gene encoding ski-like protein isoform X2 codes for MCAMEAPQKKFILGHPSKGTVAQEDGSPPSKKVMTEIHVKDKMHTTVNKLPVIKKEHLDECEENPIDDREEDAKPNIAAASEPLNLNPGLKHTLAQFHLSSQSSLGGPAAFSARHSQENMSSVFVPLPSPQILPGPLLVPSDSSTELTQTLLERESISCFKVGGEKRLCLPQVLNSVLRDYSLQQINTVCDELYIYCSRCSSDQLHILKVLGILPFNAPSCGLITLTDAQRLCNALLRPRTFPQNGSLLHAKSSLAQLKETGSAFEVEHECLGKCQGLFAPQFYLQPDSPCIQCSECYGMFSPQTFVMHSHRSPDKRTCHWGFESAKWHCYLHINQKYLGTSEERNVKQLLEQMKEKFSTKTQKIPQSKADSHYNVEFQQWYPVIKQETDSTDQSHSYIHPSYFFYMCDKVVAPNVSLTTSMPQCKETTKTVEKISEVYKSFPGQSLKQQNGSKRKKSIFYQDITLEGQEKVDLKPTKSGICASIDQPITIKPANRRKTEQVSSRETTEDEMEISGDAQSSSQALSNGIGSDDDKGKMMEEVMKTYIKQQERLHTILQKKQHLQMEVEMLSSSKAMKELTEEQQNLQKELESLQTEHAQRMQEFYVEQRDLEKKLEQVIKQKCTCDSSLEKDKEAEYAAQLAELRQRLDHAEADRQELQDELRQEREARQKLEKMIKELKLQIQKSSKNGKGK; via the exons ATGTGCG CTATGGAAGCTCCACAGAAAAAATTCATCCTGGGACATCCATCAAAAGGGACTGTTGCTCAAGAAGATGGCAGCCCTCCATCAAAAAAAGTCATGACAGAAATCCATGTAAAGGATAAAATGCACACAACGGTAAATAAGTTGCCAGTCATTAAGAAGGAACATTTGGATGAATGTGAAGAAAATCCTATAGATGACAGAGAAGAAGATGCCAAACCAAATATTGCTGCAGCATCAGAGCCTTTGAACTTAAATCCTGGTTTGAAACATACATTGGCACAGTTCCATTTAAGCAGTCAGAGTTCACTTGGTGGACCAGCAGCATTTTCTGCTCGACATTCACAAGAAAACATGTCATCTGTTTTTGTACCCCTTCCATCACCTCAGATTCTTCCTGGCCCATTGCTTGTCCCTTCAGATAGTTCTACAGAGTTGACTCAGACTTTACTGGAAAGGGAGTCTATATCTTGTTTTAAAGTTGGAGGAGAAAAGAGACTTTGTTTGCCTCAAGTTTTGAATTCTGTCCTCAGAGACTATTCTCTACAGCAAATTAACACAGTGTGTGATGAACTTTACATCTATTGTTCTAGATGCAGTTCTGATCAGCTTCACATCTTAAAAGTTTTGGGAATTCTACCCTTTAATGCTCCTTCTTGTGGACTTATCACTTTGACTGATGCTCAAAGATTATGCAATGCATTGTTGCGCCCTCGCACTTTTCCTCAAAATGGCAGCCTGCTTCATGCTAAAAGTTCACTGGCCCAACTAAAGGAGACTGGAAGTGCCTTTGAAGTAGAACATGAATGCTTGGGAAAGTGTCAAGGTTTGTTTGCTCCCCAGTTTTATCTTCAGCCAGATTCCCCATGTATCCAGTGTTCGGAATGCTATGGGATGTTTTCACCCCAAACCTTTGTGATGCATTCCCATCGATCTCCAGACAAGAGGACTTGTCACTGGGGCTTTGAGTCAGCGAAGTGGCACTGTTATCTTCACATTAACCAAAAATATTTAGGAACATCTGAAGAAAGAAATGTGAAGCAACTCTtagaacaaatgaaagaaaaatttagCACAAAGACTCAAAAAATACCCCAGTCTAAG GCAGATTCCCATTATAATGTAGAATTTCAGCAGTGGTATCCAGTTATAAAGCAAGAAACAGATTCTACAGATCAGTCACATTCATATATACATCCCAG CTATTTCTTCTACATGTGTGATAAAGTGGTTGCTCCCAATGTATCTCTTACTACTTCAATGCCTCAATGTAAAGAAACCACAAAAACGGTTGAGAAGATATCAGAGGTATATAAATCATTTCCTGGGCAGTCCCTGAAACAGCAGAATGGTAGCAAACGCAAAAAAAGCATCTTTTATCAGGACATCACTCTTGAAGGACAAGAGAAGGTTGACTTAAAGCCAACCAAATCTGGAATTTGTGCTAGTATAG ATCAACCCATAACCATTAAACCTGCAAACAGAAGGAAAACAGAACAGGTCAGTTCCAGGGAGACTACAGAAGATGAAATGGAAATAAGTGGTGATGCACAATCCTCATCTCAGGCTCTTTCCAATGGAATTGGATCTGATGATGATAAAGGGAAAATGATGGAAGAAGTAATGAAAACGTATATTAAACAGCAAGAAAGGCTGCATACAATTTTGCAAAAGAAGCAGCATCTTCAAATG GAAGTTGAAATGTTAAGTAGTTCCAAAGCCATGAAGGAGCTAACAGAAGAACAACAAAATTTACAAAAAGAACTTGAATCTTTGCAGACTGAGCATGCTCAAAGAATGCAAGAGTTTTATGTTGAACAAAGAGATTTAGAGAAGAAGCTGGAGCAggtaataaaacaaaaatgtaccTGCGATTCCAGCTTGGAAAAGGACAAAGAAGCAGAATACGCAGCTCAG TTAGCAGAACTGAGGCAGAGGCTGGATCACGCAGAGGCCGATAGACAAGAGCTCCAAGATGAACTGAGACAGGAACGAGAAGCGAGACAGAAGTTAGAGAAAATGATTAAGGAATTAAAACTTCAGATTCAGAAATCTtcaaaaaatggaaaaggaaaataa
- the SKIL gene encoding ski-like protein isoform X1 codes for MRGTTPPPPHTRTGSPRGRRLRFPASAMEAPQKKFILGHPSKGTVAQEDGSPPSKKVMTEIHVKDKMHTTVNKLPVIKKEHLDECEENPIDDREEDAKPNIAAASEPLNLNPGLKHTLAQFHLSSQSSLGGPAAFSARHSQENMSSVFVPLPSPQILPGPLLVPSDSSTELTQTLLERESISCFKVGGEKRLCLPQVLNSVLRDYSLQQINTVCDELYIYCSRCSSDQLHILKVLGILPFNAPSCGLITLTDAQRLCNALLRPRTFPQNGSLLHAKSSLAQLKETGSAFEVEHECLGKCQGLFAPQFYLQPDSPCIQCSECYGMFSPQTFVMHSHRSPDKRTCHWGFESAKWHCYLHINQKYLGTSEERNVKQLLEQMKEKFSTKTQKIPQSKADSHYNVEFQQWYPVIKQETDSTDQSHSYIHPSYFFYMCDKVVAPNVSLTTSMPQCKETTKTVEKISEVYKSFPGQSLKQQNGSKRKKSIFYQDITLEGQEKVDLKPTKSGICASIDQPITIKPANRRKTEQVSSRETTEDEMEISGDAQSSSQALSNGIGSDDDKGKMMEEVMKTYIKQQERLHTILQKKQHLQMEVEMLSSSKAMKELTEEQQNLQKELESLQTEHAQRMQEFYVEQRDLEKKLEQVIKQKCTCDSSLEKDKEAEYAAQLAELRQRLDHAEADRQELQDELRQEREARQKLEKMIKELKLQIQKSSKNGKGK; via the exons atGAGAGGAacgacgcccccccccccacacacacgtaCTGGAAGCCCTCGGGGGAGGAGGTTGCGTTTTCCAGCTTCAG CTATGGAAGCTCCACAGAAAAAATTCATCCTGGGACATCCATCAAAAGGGACTGTTGCTCAAGAAGATGGCAGCCCTCCATCAAAAAAAGTCATGACAGAAATCCATGTAAAGGATAAAATGCACACAACGGTAAATAAGTTGCCAGTCATTAAGAAGGAACATTTGGATGAATGTGAAGAAAATCCTATAGATGACAGAGAAGAAGATGCCAAACCAAATATTGCTGCAGCATCAGAGCCTTTGAACTTAAATCCTGGTTTGAAACATACATTGGCACAGTTCCATTTAAGCAGTCAGAGTTCACTTGGTGGACCAGCAGCATTTTCTGCTCGACATTCACAAGAAAACATGTCATCTGTTTTTGTACCCCTTCCATCACCTCAGATTCTTCCTGGCCCATTGCTTGTCCCTTCAGATAGTTCTACAGAGTTGACTCAGACTTTACTGGAAAGGGAGTCTATATCTTGTTTTAAAGTTGGAGGAGAAAAGAGACTTTGTTTGCCTCAAGTTTTGAATTCTGTCCTCAGAGACTATTCTCTACAGCAAATTAACACAGTGTGTGATGAACTTTACATCTATTGTTCTAGATGCAGTTCTGATCAGCTTCACATCTTAAAAGTTTTGGGAATTCTACCCTTTAATGCTCCTTCTTGTGGACTTATCACTTTGACTGATGCTCAAAGATTATGCAATGCATTGTTGCGCCCTCGCACTTTTCCTCAAAATGGCAGCCTGCTTCATGCTAAAAGTTCACTGGCCCAACTAAAGGAGACTGGAAGTGCCTTTGAAGTAGAACATGAATGCTTGGGAAAGTGTCAAGGTTTGTTTGCTCCCCAGTTTTATCTTCAGCCAGATTCCCCATGTATCCAGTGTTCGGAATGCTATGGGATGTTTTCACCCCAAACCTTTGTGATGCATTCCCATCGATCTCCAGACAAGAGGACTTGTCACTGGGGCTTTGAGTCAGCGAAGTGGCACTGTTATCTTCACATTAACCAAAAATATTTAGGAACATCTGAAGAAAGAAATGTGAAGCAACTCTtagaacaaatgaaagaaaaatttagCACAAAGACTCAAAAAATACCCCAGTCTAAG GCAGATTCCCATTATAATGTAGAATTTCAGCAGTGGTATCCAGTTATAAAGCAAGAAACAGATTCTACAGATCAGTCACATTCATATATACATCCCAG CTATTTCTTCTACATGTGTGATAAAGTGGTTGCTCCCAATGTATCTCTTACTACTTCAATGCCTCAATGTAAAGAAACCACAAAAACGGTTGAGAAGATATCAGAGGTATATAAATCATTTCCTGGGCAGTCCCTGAAACAGCAGAATGGTAGCAAACGCAAAAAAAGCATCTTTTATCAGGACATCACTCTTGAAGGACAAGAGAAGGTTGACTTAAAGCCAACCAAATCTGGAATTTGTGCTAGTATAG ATCAACCCATAACCATTAAACCTGCAAACAGAAGGAAAACAGAACAGGTCAGTTCCAGGGAGACTACAGAAGATGAAATGGAAATAAGTGGTGATGCACAATCCTCATCTCAGGCTCTTTCCAATGGAATTGGATCTGATGATGATAAAGGGAAAATGATGGAAGAAGTAATGAAAACGTATATTAAACAGCAAGAAAGGCTGCATACAATTTTGCAAAAGAAGCAGCATCTTCAAATG GAAGTTGAAATGTTAAGTAGTTCCAAAGCCATGAAGGAGCTAACAGAAGAACAACAAAATTTACAAAAAGAACTTGAATCTTTGCAGACTGAGCATGCTCAAAGAATGCAAGAGTTTTATGTTGAACAAAGAGATTTAGAGAAGAAGCTGGAGCAggtaataaaacaaaaatgtaccTGCGATTCCAGCTTGGAAAAGGACAAAGAAGCAGAATACGCAGCTCAG TTAGCAGAACTGAGGCAGAGGCTGGATCACGCAGAGGCCGATAGACAAGAGCTCCAAGATGAACTGAGACAGGAACGAGAAGCGAGACAGAAGTTAGAGAAAATGATTAAGGAATTAAAACTTCAGATTCAGAAATCTtcaaaaaatggaaaaggaaaataa
- the SKIL gene encoding ski-like protein isoform X3 gives MEAPQKKFILGHPSKGTVAQEDGSPPSKKVMTEIHVKDKMHTTVNKLPVIKKEHLDECEENPIDDREEDAKPNIAAASEPLNLNPGLKHTLAQFHLSSQSSLGGPAAFSARHSQENMSSVFVPLPSPQILPGPLLVPSDSSTELTQTLLERESISCFKVGGEKRLCLPQVLNSVLRDYSLQQINTVCDELYIYCSRCSSDQLHILKVLGILPFNAPSCGLITLTDAQRLCNALLRPRTFPQNGSLLHAKSSLAQLKETGSAFEVEHECLGKCQGLFAPQFYLQPDSPCIQCSECYGMFSPQTFVMHSHRSPDKRTCHWGFESAKWHCYLHINQKYLGTSEERNVKQLLEQMKEKFSTKTQKIPQSKADSHYNVEFQQWYPVIKQETDSTDQSHSYIHPSYFFYMCDKVVAPNVSLTTSMPQCKETTKTVEKISEVYKSFPGQSLKQQNGSKRKKSIFYQDITLEGQEKVDLKPTKSGICASIDQPITIKPANRRKTEQVSSRETTEDEMEISGDAQSSSQALSNGIGSDDDKGKMMEEVMKTYIKQQERLHTILQKKQHLQMEVEMLSSSKAMKELTEEQQNLQKELESLQTEHAQRMQEFYVEQRDLEKKLEQVIKQKCTCDSSLEKDKEAEYAAQLAELRQRLDHAEADRQELQDELRQEREARQKLEKMIKELKLQIQKSSKNGKGK, from the exons ATGGAAGCTCCACAGAAAAAATTCATCCTGGGACATCCATCAAAAGGGACTGTTGCTCAAGAAGATGGCAGCCCTCCATCAAAAAAAGTCATGACAGAAATCCATGTAAAGGATAAAATGCACACAACGGTAAATAAGTTGCCAGTCATTAAGAAGGAACATTTGGATGAATGTGAAGAAAATCCTATAGATGACAGAGAAGAAGATGCCAAACCAAATATTGCTGCAGCATCAGAGCCTTTGAACTTAAATCCTGGTTTGAAACATACATTGGCACAGTTCCATTTAAGCAGTCAGAGTTCACTTGGTGGACCAGCAGCATTTTCTGCTCGACATTCACAAGAAAACATGTCATCTGTTTTTGTACCCCTTCCATCACCTCAGATTCTTCCTGGCCCATTGCTTGTCCCTTCAGATAGTTCTACAGAGTTGACTCAGACTTTACTGGAAAGGGAGTCTATATCTTGTTTTAAAGTTGGAGGAGAAAAGAGACTTTGTTTGCCTCAAGTTTTGAATTCTGTCCTCAGAGACTATTCTCTACAGCAAATTAACACAGTGTGTGATGAACTTTACATCTATTGTTCTAGATGCAGTTCTGATCAGCTTCACATCTTAAAAGTTTTGGGAATTCTACCCTTTAATGCTCCTTCTTGTGGACTTATCACTTTGACTGATGCTCAAAGATTATGCAATGCATTGTTGCGCCCTCGCACTTTTCCTCAAAATGGCAGCCTGCTTCATGCTAAAAGTTCACTGGCCCAACTAAAGGAGACTGGAAGTGCCTTTGAAGTAGAACATGAATGCTTGGGAAAGTGTCAAGGTTTGTTTGCTCCCCAGTTTTATCTTCAGCCAGATTCCCCATGTATCCAGTGTTCGGAATGCTATGGGATGTTTTCACCCCAAACCTTTGTGATGCATTCCCATCGATCTCCAGACAAGAGGACTTGTCACTGGGGCTTTGAGTCAGCGAAGTGGCACTGTTATCTTCACATTAACCAAAAATATTTAGGAACATCTGAAGAAAGAAATGTGAAGCAACTCTtagaacaaatgaaagaaaaatttagCACAAAGACTCAAAAAATACCCCAGTCTAAG GCAGATTCCCATTATAATGTAGAATTTCAGCAGTGGTATCCAGTTATAAAGCAAGAAACAGATTCTACAGATCAGTCACATTCATATATACATCCCAG CTATTTCTTCTACATGTGTGATAAAGTGGTTGCTCCCAATGTATCTCTTACTACTTCAATGCCTCAATGTAAAGAAACCACAAAAACGGTTGAGAAGATATCAGAGGTATATAAATCATTTCCTGGGCAGTCCCTGAAACAGCAGAATGGTAGCAAACGCAAAAAAAGCATCTTTTATCAGGACATCACTCTTGAAGGACAAGAGAAGGTTGACTTAAAGCCAACCAAATCTGGAATTTGTGCTAGTATAG ATCAACCCATAACCATTAAACCTGCAAACAGAAGGAAAACAGAACAGGTCAGTTCCAGGGAGACTACAGAAGATGAAATGGAAATAAGTGGTGATGCACAATCCTCATCTCAGGCTCTTTCCAATGGAATTGGATCTGATGATGATAAAGGGAAAATGATGGAAGAAGTAATGAAAACGTATATTAAACAGCAAGAAAGGCTGCATACAATTTTGCAAAAGAAGCAGCATCTTCAAATG GAAGTTGAAATGTTAAGTAGTTCCAAAGCCATGAAGGAGCTAACAGAAGAACAACAAAATTTACAAAAAGAACTTGAATCTTTGCAGACTGAGCATGCTCAAAGAATGCAAGAGTTTTATGTTGAACAAAGAGATTTAGAGAAGAAGCTGGAGCAggtaataaaacaaaaatgtaccTGCGATTCCAGCTTGGAAAAGGACAAAGAAGCAGAATACGCAGCTCAG TTAGCAGAACTGAGGCAGAGGCTGGATCACGCAGAGGCCGATAGACAAGAGCTCCAAGATGAACTGAGACAGGAACGAGAAGCGAGACAGAAGTTAGAGAAAATGATTAAGGAATTAAAACTTCAGATTCAGAAATCTtcaaaaaatggaaaaggaaaataa